In Lachnospiraceae bacterium, one DNA window encodes the following:
- a CDS encoding isocitrate/isopropylmalate dehydrogenase family protein, translating into MTDTITVFKGDGIGPEITDCVLRILDAAGADLNYEVFNVGAAEYEAHGELIPKEGYASMKKTHILLKSPITTPLGKGFRSLNVTLRKKYDLYANIRPAKTNSAVKTAFENVDIVIFRENTEDLYAGVEEMIDKDTVHSIKIITRKCCERIIRAAFDYAVSHNRKKVTCVHKANIMKMADGMFRDIFYDISKEYPGIEADDKIVDNVAMQLVMHPEKFDIIVTENLYGDVLSDLVSGLIGGLGLLPSSNLGKDFAMFEAVHGSAPDIAGQGIANPTAFLWSACMLLEHIGKKDVAAKIRKAVDLVLEDGSVLTPDIGGTATTIEYEKAIIAHL; encoded by the coding sequence ATGACAGATACAATTACAGTATTTAAAGGTGATGGAATCGGACCGGAGATCACAGATTGCGTTTTAAGGATCTTAGACGCAGCTGGGGCAGATTTAAACTATGAGGTATTTAATGTAGGTGCTGCAGAATACGAAGCGCATGGTGAATTGATCCCGAAAGAGGGCTATGCTTCTATGAAAAAGACCCACATTTTATTAAAGTCCCCTATTACAACTCCTTTAGGAAAGGGCTTCCGTTCTTTAAATGTTACTTTAAGAAAGAAGTATGATCTTTACGCAAATATTCGTCCAGCAAAGACAAACTCTGCTGTAAAGACTGCATTTGAAAATGTAGATATTGTTATCTTCCGCGAAAATACAGAGGATCTGTATGCAGGCGTAGAAGAGATGATCGATAAGGATACGGTTCATTCTATTAAGATCATTACCAGAAAATGCTGTGAGCGTATCATCCGCGCTGCTTTTGACTATGCAGTAAGCCATAACCGTAAGAAAGTGACTTGCGTTCATAAGGCCAATATCATGAAAATGGCAGACGGAATGTTCCGCGATATCTTCTATGATATCAGCAAGGAATATCCGGGTATTGAAGCAGATGATAAGATCGTAGACAATGTGGCTATGCAGCTGGTTATGCATCCTGAAAAATTTGATATTATCGTAACAGAAAACCTGTATGGCGATGTTTTATCTGATCTGGTCAGCGGCCTCATCGGAGGTCTGGGACTTCTTCCATCCAGCAACCTGGGTAAAGATTTCGCCATGTTCGAGGCAGTTCACGGCAGTGCCCCTGATATTGCAGGACAGGGAATTGCAAACCCAACTGCGTTCTTATGGTCTGCATGTATGCTGTTAGAGCATATCGGAAAGAAAGACGTTGCTGCCAAGATCCGCAAGGCAGTAGACCTGGTGCTGGAGGACGGAAGCGTTCTTACACCAGATATCGGCGGAACTGCTACAACCATTGAATATGAGAAGGCTATTATTGCACATCTGTAA
- a CDS encoding citrate synthase: protein MMKDSYLAQFYGKSQNYTDIPNKWYKEYNVKKGLRNEDGTGVRVGLTRVADVVGYEETPEGGIKAIPGKLYYRGYDVEDLVKGKQDSHFGYEEICFLLLFGYLPKKAELEHFRNILTDCYEIPDEFVEMNLLRMPGKNLMNKLQDAVLTLYNYDDDPDNIDVYETLVKGINLMAKLPSIACYAYQSKVHYYNRDSLFIHYANPNYSIAENFLSLLRKDQKFSDKEARLLDTILILHADHGGGNNSTFTNVVIASTGTDIYSTVSGSIGSMKGPRHGGANIKVAEMMDAVLEETGGYAADDKKIKAAVNKLMDGELYDRSGLVYGFGHAVYTISDPRAEMLRARCLEVAKEKKMMTEFDFRQRFERIALETMKERKGVALPTNVDYYSGFAYEMLGIPRDLYTPLFVCSRLVGWVAHNIENKLYDGRIMRPATKYVGDNKEYTVMEER from the coding sequence ATCATGAAAGACAGTTATCTTGCACAATTTTATGGAAAATCCCAGAATTATACAGATATCCCTAATAAGTGGTATAAAGAATATAATGTAAAAAAAGGTCTTCGAAATGAAGACGGCACTGGCGTAAGAGTAGGACTTACCCGGGTGGCAGATGTTGTAGGTTATGAGGAGACCCCGGAAGGTGGAATCAAAGCTATTCCAGGAAAGCTGTATTATAGAGGTTATGATGTGGAAGACCTGGTAAAGGGCAAACAAGACAGTCATTTTGGTTATGAGGAAATTTGTTTCCTTCTGCTCTTTGGCTACCTGCCAAAGAAAGCAGAACTGGAGCATTTCCGGAATATCCTGACTGACTGTTATGAGATCCCGGATGAGTTCGTGGAAATGAACCTGCTGCGTATGCCGGGTAAAAACCTGATGAACAAGCTTCAGGATGCAGTTCTTACTTTATATAATTACGATGATGACCCGGATAACATTGATGTGTATGAAACTCTGGTAAAGGGTATTAACTTAATGGCAAAGCTTCCATCTATTGCCTGCTATGCATATCAGAGCAAGGTACATTATTACAACAGGGACAGCCTGTTTATCCATTATGCAAACCCGAATTATTCCATTGCAGAAAATTTCTTAAGCCTTTTAAGAAAGGACCAGAAGTTTTCTGATAAAGAGGCAAGACTGTTAGATACAATCCTCATCCTTCATGCAGATCATGGCGGCGGCAACAACTCTACATTTACTAATGTAGTGATCGCTTCTACAGGTACTGATATTTATTCTACAGTTTCCGGAAGCATTGGTTCCATGAAGGGACCAAGGCACGGCGGTGCAAACATTAAGGTTGCTGAAATGATGGATGCAGTATTAGAAGAGACTGGCGGATATGCAGCAGATGACAAGAAGATAAAGGCTGCAGTAAACAAGCTGATGGATGGTGAGTTATATGACCGTTCCGGTCTTGTGTATGGATTTGGCCATGCAGTTTATACCATTTCCGATCCTCGTGCAGAAATGTTAAGAGCACGCTGCTTAGAGGTAGCAAAGGAAAAGAAGATGATGACGGAATTTGATTTCCGTCAGAGGTTTGAACGTATTGCTTTAGAGACTATGAAAGAGCGCAAAGGAGTTGCCCTTCCTACTAATGTAGATTATTACAGCGGTTTCGCTTATGAAATGTTAGGCATCCCAAGAGACCTTTATACACCATTGTTCGTGTGCAGCCGTCTGGTTGGCTGGGTTGCCCACAATATTGAAAATAAGCTTTATGATGGAAGAATCATGCGTCCTGCAACTAAGTATGTAGGAGATAATAAAGAATACACAGTAATGGAGGAAAGATAG
- a CDS encoding hydratase, with amino-acid sequence MVSLYDGGIYLVNGKEIIPEQESAKVESLTGKKADKEAAKKGTIAYSILSAHNTADNMEHLKLRFDSMTSHDITFVGIVQTAKASGMEKFPIPYVLTNCHNTLCAVGGTINEDDHMFGLSAAKKYGGIYVPPHIAVIHQYMREMMAGCGKMILGSDSHTRYGALGTMAIGEGGGELVKQLLRDTYDVAYPGVIAVYLDGCPKPGTGPQDIALAIIRAVFKNGYVKNKVMEFVGPGVASMTTDYRNGVDVMTTETTCLTSIWRTDEDTRKYLAEHHREEDYKKLDPADVAYYDGCVYVDLSTVKPMIALPFHPSNAFEIDELKANMKDILHMVEKDAERVSGGKAHFTLLDKIAGNDLMVQQGIIAGCAGGTYTNVMEAAHALRGKNCGCDEFSLAVYPSSQPVFSDLVKKGAISDLMDAGAIIRTAFCGPCFGAGDTPCNNGLSIRHTTRNFPNREGSKPGNGQMAAVALMDARSIAATAANGGKLTSAWELDCWNDIPEYNFDDKSYKNRVYQGFGKAEEEKSLVYGPNIKDWPEMSPLTDNILLKVCSKIMDPVTTTDELIPSGETSSYRSNPLGLAEFTLSRRDPEYVGRTKEVDKLEKARVADGEEKELALEPDLANVFAAIRTIAGNDNISVKDTEVGSMVYAVKPGDGSAREQAASCQRVIGGLANICKEYATKRYRSNVMNWGMLPFQMEAEPDFEVGDYIYVPGVRKALDGDLNSIKAYVLGNGKDVKAQIKELDLYITDMTPEERAIVKAGCLINYNRNRH; translated from the coding sequence GGAAAGAAAGCAGATAAAGAAGCCGCTAAAAAGGGAACGATTGCTTATTCTATTTTAAGTGCCCACAATACAGCTGATAACATGGAACATTTAAAGCTCCGTTTTGACAGCATGACATCCCATGATATTACATTTGTAGGGATTGTCCAGACTGCTAAGGCATCCGGTATGGAAAAGTTCCCGATCCCCTATGTCCTGACTAACTGCCACAATACACTTTGTGCAGTAGGCGGAACCATCAATGAAGATGATCACATGTTTGGTCTTTCCGCTGCAAAGAAATACGGCGGCATCTACGTTCCGCCACATATCGCAGTGATCCATCAGTATATGAGAGAAATGATGGCAGGCTGCGGAAAGATGATACTTGGATCTGACAGCCACACCAGATACGGTGCATTAGGAACCATGGCTATTGGTGAAGGCGGCGGAGAACTGGTAAAACAGCTGCTTCGTGATACATATGATGTAGCTTATCCGGGAGTTATTGCAGTTTACTTAGACGGATGTCCGAAACCTGGTACCGGCCCTCAGGATATTGCCCTGGCGATCATTCGCGCGGTATTTAAAAATGGCTATGTAAAGAATAAGGTAATGGAATTTGTTGGTCCTGGTGTTGCTTCTATGACTACTGATTACAGAAACGGCGTAGATGTAATGACAACAGAGACTACCTGTTTAACATCTATCTGGAGAACAGATGAGGATACCAGAAAATACCTGGCAGAGCATCACAGAGAAGAAGATTACAAGAAACTGGATCCTGCAGATGTAGCTTACTATGATGGCTGTGTCTATGTAGATTTAAGCACAGTAAAACCAATGATCGCTCTTCCGTTCCATCCAAGCAATGCCTTTGAAATTGATGAATTAAAGGCAAATATGAAGGATATCCTTCATATGGTAGAAAAGGATGCTGAAAGAGTATCCGGAGGAAAAGCGCATTTTACACTCCTTGATAAAATAGCTGGAAATGACCTAATGGTACAGCAGGGGATCATCGCAGGCTGTGCAGGCGGAACTTACACCAATGTGATGGAAGCAGCACATGCACTTCGCGGAAAAAACTGTGGCTGTGATGAATTTTCACTGGCTGTTTATCCTTCTTCCCAGCCTGTATTCTCAGACCTGGTTAAGAAGGGGGCTATTTCGGATCTTATGGATGCAGGTGCGATCATCCGTACTGCTTTCTGCGGACCTTGCTTTGGTGCAGGAGATACACCTTGCAACAACGGTTTAAGTATCCGTCATACCACCAGAAACTTCCCTAACCGTGAAGGAAGCAAGCCAGGAAACGGACAGATGGCAGCCGTAGCATTAATGGATGCACGTTCTATTGCAGCAACAGCGGCAAATGGCGGAAAGCTTACTTCTGCATGGGAGTTAGACTGCTGGAATGATATTCCGGAATATAACTTTGATGATAAGTCTTATAAGAACCGTGTATACCAGGGATTTGGAAAAGCAGAAGAGGAGAAATCCCTTGTATATGGTCCAAATATTAAAGACTGGCCGGAAATGAGCCCGTTAACAGATAATATCCTCTTAAAGGTATGCTCCAAGATCATGGATCCGGTAACTACTACGGATGAACTGATCCCGTCTGGTGAAACATCTTCCTACCGTTCCAATCCACTGGGACTGGCAGAATTTACTTTATCCAGAAGAGATCCAGAGTATGTAGGGCGGACAAAAGAAGTAGATAAGTTAGAAAAAGCAAGAGTTGCTGATGGCGAAGAAAAAGAACTGGCATTAGAACCGGATCTTGCAAATGTATTTGCAGCTATCAGAACGATTGCAGGAAATGATAATATTTCTGTAAAAGATACGGAAGTAGGAAGCATGGTATATGCAGTAAAGCCTGGTGACGGTTCTGCAAGAGAGCAGGCAGCCAGCTGCCAGAGAGTGATCGGCGGACTTGCAAATATCTGTAAAGAATATGCCACCAAGAGATATCGTTCCAATGTAATGAACTGGGGCATGCTGCCATTCCAGATGGAAGCAGAACCTGATTTTGAAGTAGGCGATTATATCTACGTTCCAGGCGTGAGAAAAGCACTGGACGGTGATTTAAATTCTATTAAGGCCTATGTTCTTGGAAACGGAAAAGATGTAAAGGCCCAGATCAAAGAATTAGACCTTTATATTACAGATATGACACCGGAAGAAAGAGCCATTGTTAAGGCGGGATGCCTGATCAATTACAACAGAAACAGACATTAA